The Apis mellifera strain DH4 linkage group LG13, Amel_HAv3.1, whole genome shotgun sequence genome includes a region encoding these proteins:
- the LOC410438 gene encoding neuroendocrine convertase 1 isoform X2, which translates to MEDPEDSRLMFNDELWDQEWYLRDTRSNKALPKLDLNVLPLYRLGITGRGVRIAVLDDGLEYTHDDLRNNYDPDISYDVNEGDYDPFPRYELSGMNGHGTRCGGEIAMEANNRKCGVGVAFESSIGGIKLLDGLVNDRVEGEALGYKPELVDIYTASWGPADDGKSLEAPGRLATEALERGIATGRDGKGSIYVWASGNGGSKSDDCGCDGYVGSIYTIAVGSASQTGRFPWYGESCPATMATTYSSGAYYDQMIVTTDLKNTCTVGHTGTSASAPLAAGILALALQVNKNLTWRDVQHLIVWSSEYSPLRENPGWFRNSAGFWFNSRFGFGLMNAYSLVSASYNWTTVPAKAICKVNVAKGIEKKLAYGNTRRIRFEAEDECRAAENEITFLEHVEIEVSLEYSVRGSIQIHLTAPSGTKVQILKPRKLDDSTAGFEKWKFMSVASWGEDPRGSWTLDILDEIGPKENNGTIEGFALVLHGTREMPEYRKNGPRIYNQDYNRIRNINDDRSMKSMFERKLGLLLQETNDVYEKDWLEFL; encoded by the exons ATGGAAGATCCCGAAGACTCCAGACTGATGTTCAATGACGAACTTTGGGATCAAGAATGGTATctg AGAGATACCAGATCGAACAAAGCTCTCCCCAAACTGGATCTCAACGTTCTACCCCTCTATCGACTGGGGATAACTGGTCGAGGAGTGAGAATAGCTGTTCTCGACGATGGGTTGGAATATACCCACGACGATTTGCGAAATAACTAC GATCCTGATATCAGTTATGATGTGAACGAGGGTGACTACGATCCCTTTCCACGATACGAATTGTCAG GAATGAACGGTCACGGGACGAGATGCGGCGGGGAAATAGCGATGGAGGCGAACAATCGCAAGTGCGGCGTGGGCGTTGCTTTCGAGTCCTCGATCGGTGGTATCAAGCTTCTCGACGGTTTGGTCAACGATCGCGTGGAGGGAGAGGCCCTCGGGTACAAACCGGAATTGGTGGACATTTACACGGCCTCGTGGGGACCTGCGGACGATGGGAAAAGTTTGGAGGCACCTGGAAGACTGGCGACGGAGGCGCTCGAACGTGGCATCGCGACG GGCAGGGATGGCAAGGGAAGTATCTACGTGTGGGCTTCTGGTAATGGAGGTTCGAAATCGGACGACTGCGGATGCGACGGATACGTAGGAAGCATTTACACGATCGCAGTTGGCTCTGCCAGTCAGACCGGAAGATTTCCATGGTACGGTGAAAGCTGTCCCGCGACAATGGCCACCACGTACAGCAGCGGAGCTTACTACGATCAAATGATA GTGACGACAGACTTGAAAAACACGTGCACCGTTGGACACACTGGTACTTCCGCATCCGCTCCACTAGCTGCCGGTATCCTGGCCTTAGCTTTGCAAGTAAA CAAAAATTTAACCTGGAGAGACGTGCAACATCTCATCGTTTGGAGCTCGGAATACAGTCCACTCAG GGAGAATCCTGGCTGGTTCAGAAACTCGGCTGGATTTTGGTTCAACTCACGTTTCGGCTTCGGACTTATGAACGCGTACTCGTTGGTCTCGGCAAGTTACAATTGGACCACCGTCCCCGCCAAGGCCATCTGCAAAGTGAACGTTGCTAAAGG AATCGAGAAGAAGTTGGCTTATGGAAATACGAGGAGGATACGATTCGAGGCGGAAGATGAGTGTCGTGCGGCGGAGAACGAGATTACGTTTTTGGAACACGTGGAAATCGAGGTTAGCCTCGAGTACAGCGTTCGCGGTTCTATTCAGATACACCTAACTGCGCCATCAG GGACAAAAGTACAGATATTGAAGCCAAGAAAATTGGACGATTCGACAGCAGGTTtcgagaaatggaaatttatgtCTGTAGCATCGTGGGGCGAGGATCCGCGTGGTAGCTGGACTTTGGATATTCTTGACGAG ATCGGgccgaaagaaaataatgggACGATAGAAGGATTTGCATTGGTTTTACACGGAACCAGGGAAATGCCCGAGTATCGTAAAAACGGGCCACGAATTTACAATCAGGACTACAATCGAATTCGAAACATT aacgatgatcgatcgatgaaatctATGTTCGAGAGGAAACTAGGATTGCTCCTTCAAGAGACGAACGACGTCTATGAAAAAGATTGGCTCGAGTTCttatga
- the LOC410438 gene encoding neuroendocrine convertase 1 isoform X1, protein MFLIGFVGENIGVNFRFVLFIACWINVSMNKFGIGDGRREEEWVVRIEGGSPVASLLALQTGYKHLGPVLGFKDTYIWLKDDDSGQQKRGGFRSTKALNSSSKIIWADQQKTIKRHKRDYVPLSSLDSEKPLIREKRLEVDQYRLNSIKEDDEDWQEFRMEDPEDSRLMFNDELWDQEWYLRDTRSNKALPKLDLNVLPLYRLGITGRGVRIAVLDDGLEYTHDDLRNNYDPDISYDVNEGDYDPFPRYELSGMNGHGTRCGGEIAMEANNRKCGVGVAFESSIGGIKLLDGLVNDRVEGEALGYKPELVDIYTASWGPADDGKSLEAPGRLATEALERGIATGRDGKGSIYVWASGNGGSKSDDCGCDGYVGSIYTIAVGSASQTGRFPWYGESCPATMATTYSSGAYYDQMIVTTDLKNTCTVGHTGTSASAPLAAGILALALQVNKNLTWRDVQHLIVWSSEYSPLRENPGWFRNSAGFWFNSRFGFGLMNAYSLVSASYNWTTVPAKAICKVNVAKGIEKKLAYGNTRRIRFEAEDECRAAENEITFLEHVEIEVSLEYSVRGSIQIHLTAPSGTKVQILKPRKLDDSTAGFEKWKFMSVASWGEDPRGSWTLDILDEIGPKENNGTIEGFALVLHGTREMPEYRKNGPRIYNQDYNRIRNINDDRSMKSMFERKLGLLLQETNDVYEKDWLEFL, encoded by the exons atgtttttaatcgGCTTCGTGGGTGAAAATATCGGAGtgaattttcgtttcgttttgtttATCGCTTGCTGGATCAACGTGTCGATGAATAAATTTGGTATCGGTGATGGTCGTCGAGAAGAAGAATGGGTAGTTCGAATCGAAGGAGGATCCCCAGTCGCATCCCTTTTGGCCTTGCAGACAGGGTACAAGCATCTTGGTCCG gTCTTGGGATTCAAGGACACGTATATATGGCTCAAAGATGACGATAGTGGACAGCAAAAGAGGGGTGGATTTCGTTCAACGAAAGCGTTAAATTCAAGCAGCAAG ATCATTTGGGCGGATCAGCAGAAGACGATCAAGCGACATAAACGCGATTATGTGCCACTATCTAGCCTCGATTCGGAGAAACCTCTGATAAGGGAGAAGAGGTTGGAGGTAGATCAGTACCGCTTGAATAGTATAAAGGAGGACGACGAAGATTGGCAAGAATTTCGAATGGAAGATCCCGAAGACTCCAGACTGATGTTCAATGACGAACTTTGGGATCAAGAATGGTATctg AGAGATACCAGATCGAACAAAGCTCTCCCCAAACTGGATCTCAACGTTCTACCCCTCTATCGACTGGGGATAACTGGTCGAGGAGTGAGAATAGCTGTTCTCGACGATGGGTTGGAATATACCCACGACGATTTGCGAAATAACTAC GATCCTGATATCAGTTATGATGTGAACGAGGGTGACTACGATCCCTTTCCACGATACGAATTGTCAG GAATGAACGGTCACGGGACGAGATGCGGCGGGGAAATAGCGATGGAGGCGAACAATCGCAAGTGCGGCGTGGGCGTTGCTTTCGAGTCCTCGATCGGTGGTATCAAGCTTCTCGACGGTTTGGTCAACGATCGCGTGGAGGGAGAGGCCCTCGGGTACAAACCGGAATTGGTGGACATTTACACGGCCTCGTGGGGACCTGCGGACGATGGGAAAAGTTTGGAGGCACCTGGAAGACTGGCGACGGAGGCGCTCGAACGTGGCATCGCGACG GGCAGGGATGGCAAGGGAAGTATCTACGTGTGGGCTTCTGGTAATGGAGGTTCGAAATCGGACGACTGCGGATGCGACGGATACGTAGGAAGCATTTACACGATCGCAGTTGGCTCTGCCAGTCAGACCGGAAGATTTCCATGGTACGGTGAAAGCTGTCCCGCGACAATGGCCACCACGTACAGCAGCGGAGCTTACTACGATCAAATGATA GTGACGACAGACTTGAAAAACACGTGCACCGTTGGACACACTGGTACTTCCGCATCCGCTCCACTAGCTGCCGGTATCCTGGCCTTAGCTTTGCAAGTAAA CAAAAATTTAACCTGGAGAGACGTGCAACATCTCATCGTTTGGAGCTCGGAATACAGTCCACTCAG GGAGAATCCTGGCTGGTTCAGAAACTCGGCTGGATTTTGGTTCAACTCACGTTTCGGCTTCGGACTTATGAACGCGTACTCGTTGGTCTCGGCAAGTTACAATTGGACCACCGTCCCCGCCAAGGCCATCTGCAAAGTGAACGTTGCTAAAGG AATCGAGAAGAAGTTGGCTTATGGAAATACGAGGAGGATACGATTCGAGGCGGAAGATGAGTGTCGTGCGGCGGAGAACGAGATTACGTTTTTGGAACACGTGGAAATCGAGGTTAGCCTCGAGTACAGCGTTCGCGGTTCTATTCAGATACACCTAACTGCGCCATCAG GGACAAAAGTACAGATATTGAAGCCAAGAAAATTGGACGATTCGACAGCAGGTTtcgagaaatggaaatttatgtCTGTAGCATCGTGGGGCGAGGATCCGCGTGGTAGCTGGACTTTGGATATTCTTGACGAG ATCGGgccgaaagaaaataatgggACGATAGAAGGATTTGCATTGGTTTTACACGGAACCAGGGAAATGCCCGAGTATCGTAAAAACGGGCCACGAATTTACAATCAGGACTACAATCGAATTCGAAACATT aacgatgatcgatcgatgaaatctATGTTCGAGAGGAAACTAGGATTGCTCCTTCAAGAGACGAACGACGTCTATGAAAAAGATTGGCTCGAGTTCttatga